A window from Gottschalkiaceae bacterium SANA encodes these proteins:
- a CDS encoding alpha/beta hydrolase has product MRREWLKMSDGTDLYIRIWESENPKATVQLVHGMAEHAGRYERFAQILNNSGYTVIANDHRGHGETGKRKQSLGDFPSKGGWNRVVKDLEEVRDFLEKECKSDAVYLIGHSMGSFLSRSLIAEAGERYRGVILSGTAGDPGVMGRLGQGLAAILMPFVAEKPNELMDRLSFGSYNRTFEPNRTAFDWLSRDTEEVDQYIQDPLCGFVCTTRFYRDLLGGLLAVNSKENMERIPKKLPICLMSGEQDPVGEFGKGIQALADKYKEEKLPVSMQLFSGARHEILNEINRDEVMDAMIDWMNRHEK; this is encoded by the coding sequence ATGCGTAGAGAATGGTTGAAAATGTCAGATGGAACTGATCTTTATATACGAATTTGGGAGAGTGAAAACCCCAAGGCAACCGTGCAGTTGGTTCATGGCATGGCGGAGCATGCAGGTCGATATGAACGGTTTGCTCAAATTTTAAATAATTCGGGCTATACAGTAATTGCAAACGACCATCGGGGACACGGAGAAACGGGCAAGCGGAAACAATCCCTGGGTGATTTCCCTTCGAAGGGAGGGTGGAATCGCGTGGTGAAAGACCTCGAGGAAGTGCGTGATTTTTTGGAAAAGGAATGTAAGTCTGACGCTGTCTATTTGATTGGGCACAGTATGGGGTCATTTTTATCTCGAAGCTTGATTGCAGAGGCAGGAGAGCGATACCGGGGTGTCATTCTTTCAGGTACAGCAGGGGATCCTGGAGTGATGGGACGCCTTGGACAGGGTCTTGCAGCCATACTAATGCCTTTTGTGGCAGAGAAACCCAATGAATTGATGGATCGATTGAGTTTTGGTTCTTATAATCGTACCTTTGAACCGAATCGAACAGCGTTTGATTGGTTGAGCCGGGATACCGAAGAAGTGGATCAGTATATTCAGGATCCCTTGTGCGGATTCGTTTGCACCACCCGATTTTATCGAGATTTATTAGGTGGTCTGCTAGCGGTTAACTCAAAAGAGAATATGGAGCGAATTCCTAAAAAACTTCCAATTTGTTTGATGTCAGGGGAGCAGGATCCAGTGGGCGAATTTGGAAAGGGTATTCAAGCTCTTGCTGATAAGTATAAAGAGGAAAAATTACCGGTTTCCATGCAGCTCTTTTCTGGTGCGCGTCATGAAATATTAAATGAAATCAATCGGGATGAGGTAATGGACGCAATGATAGATTGGATGAATCGTCATGAAAAATAA
- a CDS encoding DUF1667 domain-containing protein, which produces MAKEMTCIVCPIGCQLTLEPEGESFAVFGNKCPRGKKYAIEEMIAPKRVITSTVAVDQGMYPVISVKTQAPVPKELIFDVMQDLSSVLMKAPIQVGDVVIKNVQGTGVDVVATRNA; this is translated from the coding sequence ATGGCAAAAGAAATGACTTGTATAGTTTGTCCGATTGGATGTCAGTTAACCCTGGAGCCTGAGGGAGAGAGTTTTGCAGTTTTTGGAAACAAATGCCCACGGGGGAAAAAATATGCGATCGAAGAAATGATTGCGCCAAAGCGTGTGATTACCTCAACCGTTGCAGTTGATCAAGGCATGTATCCCGTGATTTCTGTGAAGACACAAGCGCCAGTTCCTAAGGAGCTGATCTTCGATGTGATGCAGGATCTGTCTAGTGTCTTGATGAAAGCGCCGATTCAAGTTGGGGACGTGGTAATCAAGAATGTGCAGGGTACCGGTGTCGATGTGGTTGCAACACGAAATGCATAG
- a CDS encoding FAD-dependent oxidoreductase — protein sequence MLKYELVVIGGGPAGLSAAVEAYEQGVRKILILERDKELGGILNQCIHNGFGLHRFKEELTGPEYSLRYIDLVKDTTIETLTDTMVLEISEQKVVRAISAERGYMEIEAKAVVFSMGCRERTRGAIQLQGDRPAGVFTAGTAQRFINMEGYMPGKRVVILGSGDIGLIMARRMTFEGAKVEAVCELMPYSNGLTRNIVQCLDDYDIPLMLSHTIVKVHGKARVEGVTIAKVDENFKPIPESFKRIDCDTVLLSVGLIPENEITQNAGIAVDTRTSGPKVGELRQTEMEGVFACGNVVHVHDLVDFVSEEGALSGKGVAKYLKGELETTPNFSTANSDGIGYVVPQTVNLSNVDDQVTFYMRVRSVYDKHIVRAYQGDTLIAEKKERKFLPAEMVNFKIKKEILANLADGEIRFVVEEV from the coding sequence ATGCTTAAATATGAATTGGTAGTTATTGGCGGGGGTCCTGCTGGATTGTCTGCAGCTGTTGAAGCCTATGAACAAGGTGTTCGAAAGATTTTGATCTTGGAACGGGACAAGGAACTGGGTGGCATTTTGAATCAGTGCATCCATAATGGTTTTGGTTTGCACCGATTTAAAGAGGAATTAACGGGTCCTGAGTATAGCTTACGTTATATTGACTTGGTTAAGGATACAACGATTGAGACCTTGACTGACACCATGGTTTTGGAGATTTCAGAGCAAAAAGTAGTTCGTGCGATTTCTGCTGAGCGTGGTTATATGGAAATTGAAGCAAAAGCAGTTGTCTTCTCTATGGGATGCCGCGAGCGTACCCGTGGTGCTATTCAATTGCAGGGTGACCGTCCTGCAGGTGTTTTTACTGCTGGCACGGCGCAACGTTTTATCAATATGGAAGGCTATATGCCAGGCAAACGTGTTGTTATCCTAGGATCTGGCGATATTGGATTGATTATGGCAAGGCGAATGACTTTTGAAGGTGCCAAGGTAGAGGCTGTTTGTGAATTGATGCCATACTCTAACGGTCTAACACGAAATATTGTTCAGTGTTTGGATGATTACGATATTCCATTGATGCTTTCCCATACAATTGTCAAGGTTCATGGAAAAGCCCGAGTGGAAGGGGTAACGATCGCCAAGGTAGATGAAAATTTTAAACCGATACCAGAAAGCTTTAAGCGAATTGATTGCGATACGGTTTTGTTAAGTGTTGGCTTGATTCCAGAAAACGAGATTACGCAAAATGCGGGAATTGCTGTGGATACACGCACCAGTGGACCCAAGGTTGGTGAACTTCGTCAAACGGAAATGGAAGGCGTATTTGCTTGCGGGAATGTCGTTCATGTTCATGATTTGGTTGATTTCGTAAGTGAAGAAGGTGCTTTGAGTGGAAAAGGTGTAGCCAAATACCTGAAGGGTGAATTGGAAACAACGCCTAATTTCTCAACAGCAAATAGTGATGGGATCGGCTATGTTGTGCCACAAACGGTGAATTTATCCAATGTCGATGATCAGGTAACTTTCTACATGCGTGTGCGGAGTGTCTATGACAAACATATTGTACGCGCATACCAAGGTGACACCCTGATTGCAGAGAAAAAGGAACGAAAATTTCTGCCGGCTGAAATGGTGAATTTTAAGATTAAAAAAGAGATTTTGGCCAACCTGGCGGACGGAGAAATCCGATTTGTTGTGGAGGAGGTATAG
- a CDS encoding NAD(P)/FAD-dependent oxidoreductase, with protein sequence MLDVCIVGGGVIGTAISRELSRYQLKVRVVERNEDVATETTKANSGIVHGGYDAAHGKLKGFFSAKGNAMYPQLEEELHFGFRQTGSFVVAFNEGQEPELDRLLENGIKNGARGLEIISGDRAREMEPHLSKSVTKALYCSTAGVTSPYELSVALAENAAKNGVEYSFYTEVNGIEKVEDHFILHTSKGPVEAKVVINAAGLYADRISAMIGEDDFTINPRQGQYVLLDKDQAFMTDTVIFQAPENGSKGVLVTPTVHHNILVGPNSDYIDEKNDVATTSDVIAKILKAGSKSIDAINTRKVIRSFSGNRASSDRGDFIIGETKVKGFVNVAGIESPGLTSAPAIAIHVADILKEMGLELTADPNFDPTRKPYKRIADMEAEELNNLIAEEPAYGRVICRCESISEGEIVDAIHRGLPITSVDAIKKRTRAGMGRCQGGFCAPRVMEIISRETGLSMEEITKQGEGSYLLTKRSKDALEKGGQDA encoded by the coding sequence ATGTTAGATGTATGTATTGTCGGAGGTGGGGTGATCGGGACAGCGATTTCCCGCGAATTGTCTCGTTACCAGTTGAAGGTTCGCGTCGTCGAGAGAAATGAAGATGTTGCAACAGAGACGACAAAAGCGAACAGCGGCATTGTTCACGGTGGTTATGATGCGGCTCATGGCAAATTGAAAGGATTCTTTAGTGCCAAGGGAAACGCCATGTATCCACAATTGGAAGAAGAACTTCACTTTGGATTCCGGCAAACCGGTTCCTTTGTTGTTGCCTTTAATGAAGGCCAAGAACCGGAATTGGATCGCCTGTTGGAAAATGGCATCAAAAACGGTGCCCGCGGGCTTGAAATCATTTCAGGTGATCGTGCAAGAGAAATGGAGCCTCATCTGAGCAAATCGGTGACAAAGGCCTTGTACTGCTCAACGGCAGGTGTAACGTCGCCCTATGAGTTGTCGGTTGCCTTGGCAGAAAACGCTGCGAAAAATGGCGTTGAATATTCCTTCTATACAGAAGTAAACGGCATTGAAAAAGTGGAAGATCATTTTATTCTTCATACGAGCAAGGGGCCGGTCGAAGCCAAGGTTGTCATCAATGCAGCAGGTTTGTACGCAGATCGGATTTCTGCCATGATCGGGGAAGACGATTTTACAATCAATCCTCGACAAGGTCAGTATGTATTATTAGATAAAGATCAGGCCTTTATGACGGATACCGTTATTTTTCAAGCACCGGAAAATGGTTCGAAGGGCGTGTTGGTAACACCGACGGTTCATCATAATATTCTGGTGGGTCCAAATTCTGATTACATTGATGAAAAAAATGATGTTGCTACAACCAGCGATGTGATTGCAAAAATATTGAAAGCGGGTTCTAAGAGCATTGACGCCATCAATACGAGAAAAGTGATTCGTTCTTTTTCGGGTAATCGAGCCAGTAGCGATCGCGGTGATTTTATTATTGGGGAAACGAAAGTAAAAGGATTTGTCAATGTAGCGGGCATTGAGTCTCCAGGCTTGACATCGGCGCCGGCCATTGCGATTCATGTGGCCGATATTTTGAAAGAAATGGGTCTTGAGTTGACTGCTGATCCAAACTTTGATCCGACCAGAAAACCCTATAAGCGCATTGCCGATATGGAAGCGGAAGAACTAAATAATTTGATCGCGGAAGAGCCGGCATACGGCCGCGTGATCTGTCGCTGCGAGTCTATTTCAGAAGGTGAAATCGTAGATGCCATTCATCGAGGTTTGCCGATTACTTCAGTAGATGCGATAAAAAAACGTACGCGTGCCGGCATGGGTCGATGCCAAGGCGGATTCTGTGCACCACGCGTGATGGAAATTATTTCGCGGGAAACTGGCTTATCTATGGAAGAGATTACAAAGCAGGGAGAGGGATCTTACCTGTTGACCAAGCGATCAAAAGACGCATTGGAAAAAGGGGGACAAGATGCTTAA
- the lepB gene encoding signal peptidase I produces MKQWLKSFAKEYGVFILVMVLFFGFFAPLTTIGSSMNETLIDGDILMLRRTKTVERGDIIQFQSDIKIDEYHLSQLNWFQRLTVGENMNLVKRVVALPGEHVEMIQGLIFIDGNKLEETYISHQANEIYLDFGIVPENTLFVLGDNRPVSKDSRSKDVGFVDQDSVKGRVTFRFWPLSRIGNVHS; encoded by the coding sequence ATGAAACAATGGCTTAAATCCTTTGCAAAAGAGTACGGGGTATTCATCCTTGTGATGGTATTGTTCTTTGGCTTTTTCGCCCCCCTCACCACCATCGGATCATCCATGAACGAAACTTTGATAGACGGTGATATTTTGATGCTTCGACGTACAAAAACTGTCGAGCGTGGCGATATTATTCAATTTCAATCCGATATAAAAATCGATGAATACCATCTGAGTCAACTCAATTGGTTCCAACGCTTAACCGTAGGTGAAAATATGAATCTGGTCAAACGTGTTGTCGCCCTTCCTGGTGAACATGTAGAAATGATCCAGGGACTGATCTTTATCGATGGCAACAAATTGGAAGAAACTTATATCAGCCACCAGGCAAATGAAATCTATCTCGATTTCGGTATCGTTCCCGAGAATACACTTTTCGTTCTTGGAGACAATCGACCTGTATCAAAGGATAGCCGCAGTAAAGACGTCGGTTTTGTCGATCAGGATTCCGTCAAGGGACGGGTTACCTTCCGATTCTGGCCACTCTCACGTATTGGAAATGTTCACTCTTAA
- a CDS encoding MarR family transcriptional regulator translates to MGEPMSKDSTKTLINQILVELFHDILEIEEQSITTRTSPSITVNEMHIIEIIGLNQARSMGEVARDLGITLPSLTSGINRLVKKGYVERKRTEEDRRVVKVELTKSGRQIFRAHELFHNQMVEALIHDLEIEELPLLMNSLEQLRDFFRNRYFKK, encoded by the coding sequence GTGGGTGAGCCTATGTCGAAAGACAGCACGAAAACCCTGATCAATCAGATCTTGGTGGAGTTGTTTCATGATATCTTAGAAATTGAAGAGCAGTCGATTACAACACGAACCAGTCCGTCGATTACAGTGAATGAGATGCATATCATCGAAATCATTGGCTTGAATCAAGCCAGATCTATGGGTGAAGTGGCGAGAGACTTAGGCATTACACTGCCGTCTTTGACGTCGGGAATTAATCGTCTGGTGAAGAAGGGTTATGTAGAAAGAAAAAGAACGGAAGAGGACCGTCGGGTAGTGAAGGTGGAGTTAACCAAATCGGGCCGTCAGATCTTTCGTGCGCATGAATTGTTCCACAATCAAATGGTGGAAGCTCTGATTCATGATTTAGAGATTGAAGAGTTGCCTCTTTTGATGAATTCCTTGGAGCAGTTGCGTGATTTTTTTAGAAATCGATATTTCAAGAAATAG
- the fabZ gene encoding 3-hydroxyacyl-ACP dehydratase FabZ — translation MLSYDEIQNIIPHRAPFLLIDRVDELEPGVFAKGVKMVSGNEFYFQGHFPQEKVMPGVLIIEALAQMGAVAILSLEENKGKIAYFGGINQAKFKKKVVPGDALELETCIVKSKGGIGIGQAIARVNGKIAVKAELVFAVGQ, via the coding sequence ATGTTGTCCTATGATGAAATTCAAAATATTATTCCTCATCGCGCGCCCTTTTTGCTGATTGATCGCGTTGATGAGCTTGAACCCGGTGTTTTTGCCAAGGGTGTAAAGATGGTCAGTGGAAATGAGTTTTATTTCCAAGGGCACTTTCCGCAAGAGAAGGTTATGCCAGGCGTCTTAATCATTGAAGCCTTGGCTCAGATGGGGGCGGTTGCCATTCTATCTTTGGAAGAAAACAAAGGGAAAATCGCCTATTTTGGCGGTATTAATCAAGCTAAATTCAAGAAAAAAGTTGTCCCTGGGGACGCGCTGGAATTGGAAACGTGCATTGTGAAATCCAAGGGTGGAATTGGCATTGGTCAAGCGATTGCGCGAGTCAATGGAAAAATAGCGGTAAAAGCTGAGTTGGTCTTTGCTGTTGGACAATAG
- the fabF gene encoding beta-ketoacyl-ACP synthase II, whose product MKRVVVTGIGAITPLGTNVESSWEKVKAGECGLNPISSFDTENFEVKVAGEVKDFDVTTYMKKKEAKKLDRFIHFAMAAGKEAMIDSDLDLATIDAEEFGVILGSGVGGLTAIYQESLLLEEKGDKRVSPFFIPKSIINIAPGKLAIEYGAKGQCYGVVTACASGTDAVGQAFKAIHYGEQSLVLTGGTEASINKLAIAGFNQMTALSRSTDPMRASIPFDAERNGFVMGEGAGILLLEELEHAKKRGAKIYGEVVGYGQTCDAFHITAPADGGEGAARAMKLAMKQAGVSAAEVGYINAHGTSTPHNDKNESMAIVSTFGPDTQVAVSSTKSMTGHLLGAAGAVEAIFCLRALQEQILPPTIGLENPGEFCTLDYVPGKARKAKIQYAMSNSLGFGGHNGSLLFKRWEEN is encoded by the coding sequence ATGAAAAGAGTAGTGGTAACAGGGATTGGAGCGATTACCCCGTTAGGAACGAATGTTGAGTCCTCTTGGGAAAAGGTAAAGGCCGGAGAATGCGGATTGAATCCGATCTCTAGTTTTGATACGGAAAATTTTGAAGTTAAAGTTGCGGGTGAAGTCAAAGACTTTGACGTGACGACCTATATGAAAAAGAAGGAAGCGAAGAAGTTGGATCGCTTCATTCACTTCGCCATGGCTGCTGGTAAAGAAGCCATGATAGACTCGGACTTGGATCTTGCTACCATTGACGCTGAGGAGTTTGGTGTGATTTTGGGTAGCGGGGTCGGTGGACTGACGGCTATTTACCAGGAAAGCTTGCTGCTCGAGGAAAAGGGCGATAAGCGGGTTTCGCCATTCTTTATTCCAAAATCGATTATTAATATTGCTCCAGGCAAGCTCGCTATTGAGTATGGTGCCAAAGGACAATGCTACGGGGTGGTTACAGCCTGTGCTTCAGGCACAGACGCCGTTGGTCAGGCATTTAAGGCAATCCATTATGGGGAGCAGTCTTTGGTCTTAACAGGAGGTACAGAAGCTTCCATTAATAAATTGGCGATTGCTGGGTTTAATCAGATGACAGCCTTGTCTCGTTCCACGGATCCAATGCGTGCGTCGATTCCTTTTGATGCGGAACGAAACGGATTTGTTATGGGCGAGGGTGCTGGTATTCTTCTTTTGGAAGAATTGGAGCATGCAAAAAAACGTGGAGCAAAGATCTATGGCGAAGTGGTTGGCTATGGCCAAACCTGCGATGCATTTCATATTACGGCACCAGCAGATGGTGGCGAGGGAGCAGCTCGTGCCATGAAATTAGCCATGAAGCAGGCTGGTGTTAGTGCGGCAGAGGTTGGTTATATTAATGCCCATGGAACCAGTACGCCTCACAATGATAAGAATGAGTCCATGGCCATTGTTTCAACATTTGGCCCAGATACTCAGGTTGCTGTTAGCTCGACAAAGTCTATGACGGGTCATTTGCTGGGTGCGGCAGGTGCTGTTGAAGCGATTTTCTGTCTGCGTGCTTTGCAGGAGCAGATTCTTCCGCCGACCATTGGTTTGGAGAACCCAGGTGAATTCTGCACACTGGATTATGTGCCAGGGAAAGCAAGAAAGGCGAAGATTCAGTATGCCATGAGCAATTCTCTTGGATTTGGCGGACACAATGGAAGCTTGCTCTTTAAAAGATGGGAGGAAAACTAA
- the fabG_1 gene encoding 3-oxoacyl-[acyl-carrier-protein] reductase — MMDKKIAIVTGGSRGIGRAIAETLSEAGYDLVLNYRSREEEALAVKEALEAKGGVVEIVQADVSNFDDAKRLIQFAKKTFGRIDVLVNNAGITKDSLLPLMKEDAFDQVIEVNLKGSFNCMKHAMRVMMKQKSGVMINISSVVGLMGNVGQTNYAASKAGVIGMMKSVAKEGGSFGIRANAIAPGFIKTAMTENLPENVRQEMLKAIPLKDFGTAKDVANLVKFLASDDAKYITGQVINVDGGMVM, encoded by the coding sequence ATGATGGATAAAAAAATAGCGATTGTAACGGGGGGAAGCCGGGGGATTGGCCGTGCCATTGCCGAAACACTTTCAGAGGCCGGCTATGATCTTGTATTAAATTATCGAAGCCGGGAAGAAGAAGCCCTGGCAGTAAAAGAAGCCTTGGAAGCCAAGGGTGGAGTCGTTGAGATTGTGCAGGCAGACGTAAGTAATTTTGACGATGCCAAACGATTGATTCAATTTGCGAAAAAGACCTTTGGTCGGATCGATGTCTTGGTCAACAATGCGGGGATCACCAAAGACTCTCTTTTGCCATTGATGAAGGAAGATGCCTTTGATCAAGTCATCGAGGTCAATCTGAAGGGAAGTTTTAATTGTATGAAACACGCCATGCGTGTCATGATGAAGCAGAAATCCGGTGTGATGATCAATATTTCATCGGTGGTTGGTCTGATGGGCAATGTGGGTCAAACAAACTATGCAGCATCAAAAGCCGGAGTGATCGGAATGATGAAGTCCGTGGCCAAGGAAGGCGGCTCGTTTGGCATTCGTGCCAATGCCATTGCGCCGGGATTTATAAAAACGGCGATGACGGAAAATTTGCCAGAAAATGTTCGTCAAGAAATGTTGAAGGCGATTCCACTTAAGGATTTTGGAACCGCGAAAGATGTAGCCAATCTAGTGAAGTTCTTGGCGTCGGACGACGCAAAGTACATTACGGGTCAAGTCATCAATGTTGATGGCGGCATGGTGATGTAA